The Coregonus clupeaformis isolate EN_2021a chromosome 20, ASM2061545v1, whole genome shotgun sequence genome contains a region encoding:
- the LOC121533782 gene encoding nucleolin translates to MVKLAKAAKKQANPKKKAPPPPKEVEEESSEEESDDEPPPKAVAKKAVAPAPKAAKNGKAAKKAESEEEDDDSEEESEEEAPPPKKAPAKATPAKKAPAKAEESDDDDDDDDESEEETPPPKKAAAKPSMKVTAAKEESDEDDGDDSEEEEMDTTTAKAKKAGMVKAKEESDEEDDSSEEDEAPATPAKRKADNKNETPLAKKAKSEGEETFCLFVGNLNSNKDFDEIKDALAAFFSKKNLEVQDVRLGASKKFGYVDFSSAQDMQTAMESCNGKKFMGQELKLDKARSKENSQEDKKDRDARTLFVKNLPFSATQDDLREVFADAVEIRIPPGQDGSNRGIAYIEFKTEAIAEKMLTEAQGADVQGRSIMVDYTGDKSQKGARTPAQAAAESKTLIVNNLAYSVTEDSLQSAFEGAVSIRVPQNNGRPKGFAFVEFESTEAAKEALDNLNGTEIEGRQIRLEYSQNSGGRDAGGRGGSGGPTKTLFVRGLSEDTTDQSLRDAFEGATGARVVTDRDTGNSKCFGFVDFDSENDCKAAKEAMVGGEIDGSSVNLDYAKPKGDSGGFRGGRGGFGGGRGGRGGGFGRGGGFGGGRGGRGGGFRGGRGGDRGGGRGGFRGGRGGGFGDKPQGKKIKFDD, encoded by the exons ATGGTGAAATTAGCAAAG GCAGCAAAGAAACAAGCTAACCCCAAGAAAAAGGCCCCACCGCCTCCAAAAGAGGTGGAAGAGGAATCCAGTGAAGAAGAAAGCGATGATGAG CCCCCACCAAAAGCAGTAGCCAAGAAGGCCGTTGCGCCAGCACCTAAAGCAGCTAAAAATGGCAAAGCAGCAAAAAAAGCAGAAAGTGAAGAGGAGGATGATGACTCTG AAGAAGAGTCTGAGGAGGAAGCCCCCCCACCCAAGAAGGCCCCAGCCAAAGCCACACCAGCTAAAAAAGCCCCAGCCAAGGCAGAGGAGTCtgacgacgatgatgatgatg ATGATGAATCGGAGGAGGAGACCCCACCTCCCAAGAAGGCAGCTGCTAAGCCCTCCATGAAGGTCACCGCAGCCAAGGAGGAGTCTGATGAGGATGATGGGGATG ACTCTGAAGAAGAGGAGATGGACACCACCACAGCAAAAGCAAAGAAAGCAGGCATGGTCAAGGCTAAGGAGGAGTCTGATGAAGAGGATGATTCCAGTGAGGAAGATG AGGCCCCAGCAACTCCTGCAAAGAGGAAGGCGGACAACAAAAACGAGACTCCACTTGCCAAAAAGGCCAAATCAGAAGGCGAAG AAACATTTTGTCTATTTGTCGGCAACCTGAACTCAAACAAGGACTTTGATGAAATCAAAGACGCTTTGGCAGCTTTCTTCTCAAAGAAGAACCTTGAAGTTCAGGACGTGAGACTTGGTGCATCAAA GAAATTTGGCTACGTAGACTTTTCCTCAGCACAGGACATGCAGACGGCCATGGAGTCATGCAATGGCAAGAAATTCATGGGACAGGAGTTGAAACTGGACAAAGCCCGCAGCAAAGAGAACTCCCAGGAGGACAAGAAAG ATAGGGACGCACGGACATTGTTTGTGAAGAACCTGCCCTTTTCGGCCACGCAAGATGACCTGAGGGAAGTGTTTGCGGATGCCGTTGAAATCAGAATACCCCCAGGCCAGGACGGTTCCAACAGAGG CATTGCTTACATCGAGTTCAAGACAGAGGCCATTGCAGAGAAGATGCTAACGGAGGCCCAAGGCGCCGACGTTCAGGGACgctccatcatggttgactacACAGGTGACAAGAGCCAGAAAGGTGCAAGAACACCAG CCCAGGCAGCTGCTGAAAGCAAGACCCTCATTGTCAACAACCTGGCCTACAGCGTGACAGAAGACTCCCTCCAGAGCGCATTCGAGGGGGCAGTTTCCATCAGAGTACCACAGAACAACGGCAGACCCAAAGG GTTTGCCTTTGTGGAGTTTGAGAGCACGGAGGCGGCTAAGGAGGCGCTGGACAACCTGAATGGCACAGAGATTGAGGGCAGGCAAATCCGGTTAGAGTACAGCCAGAACAGTGGAGGCAGAGACGCCGGAGGCAGAGGAGGATCCG GAGGTCCAACAAAAACACTGTTTGTCAGAGGGCTTTCTGAGGACACCACAGACCAATCACTCAGAGATGCATTCGAGGGCGCCACTGGAGCCAGAGTGGTCACAGACCGTGACACAGGCAATTCTAAATG CTTTGGCTTCGTCGACTTTGACAGTGAGAACGACTGCAAGGCGGCCAAAGAGGCCATGGTGGGCGGCGAGATTGATGGCAGCAGCGTCAACCTGGACTACGCCAAGCCCAAGGGCGACAGCGGTGGCTTCCGTGGGGGTCGGGGAGGCTTCGGCGGTGGCAGGGGAGGTCGCGGCGGTGGATTTGGCCGTGGCGGTGGTTTCGGCGGTGGCAGGGGAGGTCGCGGCGGTGGCTTCAGGGGGGGTAGAGGAGGTGACCGTGGAGGTGGACGTGGTGGGTTTAGAG GTGGAAGAGGTGGCGGATTCGGGGACAAGCCCCAGGGCAAGAAGATCAAGTTTGACGATTAA